The following proteins are encoded in a genomic region of Haloarcula salinisoli:
- a CDS encoding DUF7530 family protein yields the protein MSNEAPRPDYGETWVYESIVGALPGIRLPTWAALAIQLVVFEVAVVGLSWYYDTWNVAIAATAVIFVATVGSIEMLRISTLVRRIDVPPTYRALLFSSNMEVVLSVLAYIALLTHIFVFDPQTASSPLLNTLFGPEPPVLVVYLMLLILWDICYRIGTGWWASVTGLWRSLRFQFEPDTARVFQRADIETWGFGVLQLVLVPFVLNQRVLLAALLAHVTAVTVVTGVSVALLQVRSRNGFTRS from the coding sequence GTGAGCAACGAGGCCCCCCGCCCCGACTACGGCGAAACGTGGGTGTACGAGAGCATCGTCGGAGCCTTACCTGGTATCCGGCTGCCGACGTGGGCCGCCCTGGCCATCCAGCTCGTCGTCTTCGAGGTCGCCGTCGTCGGCCTCTCGTGGTACTACGACACCTGGAACGTCGCCATCGCGGCGACGGCGGTCATCTTCGTCGCCACCGTCGGCAGCATCGAGATGCTCCGCATCAGCACGCTCGTCCGCCGTATCGACGTCCCACCGACCTACCGGGCGCTCCTCTTCTCCTCGAACATGGAGGTCGTCCTCTCGGTGCTCGCCTACATCGCCCTGCTGACCCATATCTTCGTCTTCGACCCGCAGACGGCGAGTTCGCCGCTGCTGAACACGCTCTTTGGTCCGGAGCCGCCGGTGCTGGTCGTCTATCTCATGTTGCTCATCCTCTGGGACATCTGCTACCGCATCGGCACCGGCTGGTGGGCCTCGGTCACCGGCCTCTGGCGGTCGCTGCGCTTCCAGTTCGAGCCCGACACCGCCCGGGTGTTCCAGCGTGCCGACATCGAGACGTGGGGCTTTGGCGTCCTCCAGCTCGTGCTCGTCCCGTTCGTCCTGAACCAGCGGGTGCTGCTCGCGGCGCTGCTCGCTCACGTGACCGCCGTCACAGTCGTCACTGGCGTCTCCGTGGCGCTGTTGCAGGTCAGGTCCAGAAACGGCTTTACTCGGAGTTGA
- a CDS encoding DUF5786 family protein, whose amino-acid sequence MSMGAYDDDEHERRERKNNEVDLSEDDDRTAYHGKVSYDGGESTEELLDQFKQINSE is encoded by the coding sequence ATGTCGATGGGAGCATACGACGACGACGAACACGAACGCCGTGAGCGCAAGAACAACGAGGTTGACCTCTCGGAGGACGACGACAGGACAGCCTACCACGGCAAGGTGAGCTACGACGGCGGCGAGTCCACCGAGGAGCTGCTGGACCAGTTCAAACAGATCAACTCCGAGTAA
- a CDS encoding DUF5784 family protein — MAGPIRFRHSTERWNEDRVRRDLLSPLDDTFGAELNGPWFAPPEGWAARRLEMDNGDLALFIWNGQEAYWLGNTKTPETLWRTDKQRFERSPEPIAEWAQRELLAQLEVEDPWLTEYETLAYFFLPVFLSKDGRDSTRTFFRDHAGGFPDADREAGLQFYDDFLATGVLDDYRYTMASKLGTSQGFDLARMQATMGEFNTAKLLVDAGNDIVPEVELASGHSVDFRVEDTLVEVTRPRPPNRRKVDTAIGALKASGDAKTRDQLAAHPGAVLVVDCSSFHDDEWARVLAEKPSVGYEPLVAFRYRPDGRLEGYARGSVPFPLPF, encoded by the coding sequence GTGGCTGGCCCGATTCGATTTCGACATTCGACGGAACGCTGGAACGAGGACCGTGTCCGGCGTGATTTACTCTCACCGCTTGACGATACGTTCGGCGCGGAACTGAACGGCCCGTGGTTCGCCCCACCGGAGGGGTGGGCGGCCCGCCGGCTGGAGATGGACAACGGCGACCTGGCGCTCTTTATCTGGAACGGACAGGAGGCCTACTGGCTCGGCAACACGAAGACGCCCGAGACCCTCTGGCGGACGGACAAGCAGCGCTTCGAGCGCAGTCCAGAGCCCATCGCCGAGTGGGCTCAGCGGGAACTGCTCGCCCAGCTGGAAGTCGAGGACCCGTGGCTCACCGAGTACGAGACGCTCGCGTACTTTTTCCTCCCCGTCTTTCTCTCGAAGGACGGCCGCGACTCCACGCGAACCTTCTTCCGTGACCACGCCGGCGGCTTCCCCGACGCCGACCGAGAGGCGGGGTTGCAGTTCTACGACGACTTCCTGGCGACGGGCGTCCTCGACGACTACCGCTACACGATGGCAAGCAAACTCGGCACGAGCCAGGGCTTCGACCTCGCGCGGATGCAGGCGACGATGGGGGAGTTCAATACCGCGAAGCTGCTCGTCGACGCGGGCAACGACATCGTCCCCGAAGTGGAGCTGGCGTCGGGCCACTCCGTGGACTTCCGGGTCGAAGACACCCTCGTCGAGGTGACCCGCCCCCGGCCGCCCAACCGGCGGAAAGTCGACACCGCCATCGGGGCGCTGAAAGCCTCCGGTGACGCCAAGACACGCGACCAGCTGGCGGCCCACCCCGGGGCCGTGCTAGTCGTGGACTGCAGCTCCTTCCACGACGACGAGTGGGCACGAGTCCTCGCCGAGAAACCGAGCGTCGGCTACGAGCCCCTCGTCGCCTTCCGCTACCGTCCCGACGGCCGCCTCGAAGGGTACGCACGGGGCTCTGTCCCCTTCCCGCTCCCGTTCTGA
- a CDS encoding AIM24 family protein, giving the protein MDVDQFISDNRPDEGGDTFQLENSKLLDIAVDGSVTAKAGSMVAYEGDLTFTGSSNAEGGLTGFIKSKATSEGTPVMEVEGTGHLYVADQAKDIQVLDLDAGESISINGNDVLAFESSVDYSISTIGSLSGSSAGGLTNVFLEGPGSIAITTHGSPLVLTPPVKTDPQATVAWSANNSPSSSVNRSLTDMIGQSSGEQYQLEFTNPDGFVVVQPFEEANPQQ; this is encoded by the coding sequence ATGGACGTAGACCAATTCATCAGCGATAACAGGCCCGACGAGGGTGGCGACACCTTCCAGCTAGAGAACAGCAAGCTCCTCGATATCGCCGTCGACGGCTCGGTCACGGCGAAGGCCGGCTCGATGGTCGCCTACGAGGGCGACCTCACCTTCACCGGGAGCTCGAACGCCGAGGGCGGCCTCACGGGGTTCATCAAGTCGAAGGCGACCAGCGAGGGGACACCCGTCATGGAAGTGGAGGGGACCGGCCACCTCTACGTCGCCGACCAGGCCAAGGATATCCAGGTGCTGGACCTCGACGCCGGTGAGTCCATCTCGATAAACGGCAACGACGTCCTGGCCTTCGAGTCGAGTGTCGACTACAGCATCTCGACCATCGGCAGCCTCTCGGGGAGCTCCGCGGGCGGCCTGACGAACGTCTTCCTCGAAGGGCCGGGGAGCATCGCCATCACCACCCACGGCAGCCCGCTCGTGCTCACGCCGCCGGTCAAGACCGACCCGCAGGCGACGGTGGCCTGGAGCGCCAACAACTCCCCCTCCAGCAGCGTCAACCGCAGTCTCACGGACATGATCGGCCAGTCCTCCGGCGAGCAGTACCAGCTGGAGTTTACGAATCCCGACGGGTTCGTCGTCGTCCAGCCCTTCGAGGAAGCCAACCCCCAGCAGTAG